Genomic segment of Octadecabacter arcticus 238:
GTCAGCCGACGGACAACGCGAAATTGCCAAGGTCGCAGCGATTCTACGCGACGTGGCTGGCGACATTCCCGAAAGCATCGATTGGGTGATCCGCGTCGATGGGCATACCGACAACGTACCGCTGTCTGGCGCGGGCGAATTTGCCAACAATTGGGAACTGAGCCAAGCGCGGGCGCTGTCGGTTGTTCTTTATATGGTAAATTTCCTCGCGATACCGCCCGACCGCTTGGCCGCGAACGGGTTCGGGCAATACCAGCCGATTAACCTCGAAGACACCACTGAAGCACGTGCGCAGAACCGTCGGATTGAACTGAAACTGACTGAACGCTGATCTGTCAGGCCTGATCCCGCGGAGCGGCTGCGCCGCCCGTGATTATTGGCGCGTGCGGTAATGTGAGCCAATCGCGACAAATGTGGGCGCGGGTTTGAAAGATGCGCCTCCGGCGGGGATATTTTTGAGACAAAGGCAGACTAGGGAAGGCTGATTGTTTTCGTTAGTCGGTCTAATTCAACCCCATCGCGTGCATGTGTGACGATGCCGTCATACGTACCCGCTGCCCAGCCGTTTTCTGGTGGGTTGAGGCCGCCAGCGCGCATGAAAAGCGCCTGTTGACGGGTCAGGACATCGTCGGTTTGGAACAAGTCGCCGTCAGGTCCGTTGATCGTGATGCTAACCACATCGCCGGTCTGCGCGCCAAACGCAAAGGCCCAAAGGACGATCGGTGCATCGGCAGACAAGACGTTGGCGGCGGCGGTGCCTGCTTTGACGCTGTCATAGTCTGGCACGTCAATGGCAAAGCCGACACTGATCAATCCGCCAGCGGGCGTGTCCAATTGGAAATCCCACAAGGTGTTTTCGACGTCAACGCCACAGTCCCTATCGCCGTCGGGCGCGAATGGATCAACAACTGCACCGCTGTGGCGCACCGAAATATGTACATGGGGGAATTGGGTTCGGCCAGACATCCCGACTTGGCTAACAGGGCAATCGCATGAACAATAACGATGTCGACAAATGTTGTAGAGGCTGATTCGATGGGTGATCTTCACTGGTTTAACGAGGTCATATGCCATGCCAAACCCAAGTTCACCTGAGATCCATCCCATTGAATTTCTTACGCATTTTTCAGATATAAGCGTTTCACGTCAAGAGGTTAAAGTGACTTACCCTTTGCCGGAAATACTCCTCTTAACCCTATGCGCTGTTTTGTCAGGTGCCAATGACTGGACGGCCATCTCGATATATGGGACCAAGAAACTGGGCTTTTTGAAGCGTTTTCTACCTTTTGCAGACGGGACACCGTCCCATGACCAACTTGGAAACATCTTTGCGGCCTTGGATGCCGAGGCGTTTCAGGCCTGTTTTATCGACTGGGTGGCCTCCCTTAACAAGACGGTGACTGGAGTGGTCGCGATTGATGGGAAAACCTCTCGCCGCAGCCTGGATAAAGCTGGCGGCAAGGCCGCAATTCACATGATCTCGGCCTGGAGTTCGGAATGGAATCTGACGCTGGCGCAACGGCAGGTGGACGGCAAGTCCAACGAGATAACGGCCATACCAGAACTGTTGGAACTGCTCACCCTGAAGGGGGCTATTGTCACCATCGACGCTATGAGATGCCAACGCGAAATCGCCGCGAAGATCATCTCCAAAGAAGCAGACTACATCCTCGCTTTGAAGGGTAATCAGGGCAGCCTACGCAAGGACACAGAATTATTCATGACGGAACAGGCGGCCGTAGATTATGACGACACAACAGTCACTTACCACGAAACGGTAGAGAAGTCTCATGGCCGTATCGAAACAAGGAGGGTCACAGTGTGCACGGATATTGACTGGCTTAAAGCGGACCACAATTGGCCCGGTTTGAAAAGCATCGTTATGGTCCAGTACCACGCCATCCTGCAGGATAAAACGCGCGCCGAAACCCGCTATTACATTTCATCAATGACATCAGATGCTGAACATCACGCCAAAGCCATCCGTGACCACTGGGGAATAGAAAACGGGCTGCATTGGGTCATGGACATGGTGTTTCGCGACGATGAATGCCGTATCCGAAAAGGCAATGCTCCAGCCAATTTTACGACCATAAAACACGCTGCAAGCAACATGCTGCGCTCCGTAAAGGGGAAGCATAGCCTGCGATCAAAGCGCCACATTGCATCATGGGATGATGATTTCCTCGCCGAAATAATTAACACCTAAATCTCATGCGATTCCCCTGACTTGGCCAAGGACATCGCCCCGTCCGACTTGCTCGCCCGTTACAACCGTGACGGAGCCTTCTTTCATATGGCAATACTGGGTTTCCCAACCGCTTTCATGTGCGACGACGACACCATTTCCGCAGTCGCGTCCATTGATTTCGCCAGCGAGGTCAGGGGTATAAAGGACATCGCGCATATTATTGCGCACACCGCGCACGGTTCCTGCGGCTGAGGCGAGAACATCAACGCCCGCCTCCATCGCCGACAGGGACGGCAGGCCAAAATCGGTGCCTTTGTGGCCATCATAGGTCAAAGACCCACATTGGAAATCCAGCACAGCCTCGGAGGGGTCAGTGTCGACGTAGTTTTGAATATAGCAGGTGTCGCCCAAGGTGCAGTCGATGGGCAGTCCGAGGTGTAAGTCCTGCGCCACGGCGGGTGTGGCGCAGGTTATCAGCAGTGCAATCGTGCGCATCAGTCCGCCGCGAGAAGCGGTGGTTTATCCTTGGAGATGCGCACTTTTTCCGGTGGCTCAATCTGCAAATCAAGTGCGCCGTTTTTCATGCCAACCTTGACGTGACCACCTTTGGCCAATGCGCCGAACAGCAATTCTTCGGCCAACGGTTTCTTGATATACTCTTGGATCGTGCGGCCTAGTGGACGCGCGCCCATTTTGTCATCGTAACCTTTGTCCGCAAGCCATTCTGCGGCAGGGCGGGTTAATTCGATCGACACGTTGCGATCCATCAGTTGCGCCTCAAGCTGGAGGACGAACTTTTCGACCACCTGCAGAATGACCTCTTTGCCAAGGGGGGCAAAGCTGACGACCGCGTCCAAACGGTTGCGGAATTCCGGCGTGAACGTGCGCTCGATTGCGGCCGTGTCTTCGCCAGTGCGACGTTCGCGACCAAACCCGATGGCTTCCTTTGCCATTTCAGATGCACCAGCATTCGTTGTCATGATGATGATAACATTGCGGAAATCTGTCGTCCGGCCATTGTGATCGGTCAGTTTGCCGTTATCCATAACCTGCAACAGAATGTTGTAGACATCCGGGTGGGCCTTTTCCATCTCATCAAGCAACAAGACGCAGTGGGGGTTTTGATCGACGCCGTCCGTCAACATCCCACCCTGATCAAAGCCGACATAGCCGGGAGGGGCACCGATGAGGCGGGAGATTGAATGTTTCTCCATGTATTCCGACATGTCAAAGCGCAGAAGTTCAACGCCCAGCGTGTCCGCCAATTGTTTGGCGACCTCGGTTTTACCCACACCCGTTGGACCCGCGAACAGGTAGTTGCCGATGGGCTTTTCAGGCTCACGCAGGCCAGCGCGCGCCAGCTTGATGGCTGAGCTAAGTGCGACAATTGCGTCATCTTGGCCGAACACCACCCGCTTCAGCGCAGATTCCAGATCCTTGAGAACCTCGGCATCACCCTTGGACACGTTTTTGGGTGGGATGCGGGCGATCTTCGCCACGACAGCCTCAATCTCTTTGATGCCGATGGTCTTGCGACGTTTGCTTTCTGCGACCAGATGTTGGGCCGCACCTGCCTCGTCGATGACGTCGATGGCTTTGTCGGGCAGCTTGCGGTCGTTGATATAGCGGGCTGACAGTTCCACCGCAGACTTGATCGCATCAGCTGTGTATTTGATCTGATGGTGATCCTCGAAATAGACCTTGATGCCTTTGAGGATCTTGATTGAATCCTCAACCGAAGGCTCATTGACGTCGATCTTTTGGAACCGACGCGCCAACGCGCGGTCTTTTTCGAAATGCTGACGGAATTCTTTGTAGGTTGTGGACCCCATGCAGCGCAGCTTGCCACCCGCTAGCGCGGGTTTCAGCAGGTTGGACGCGTCCATTGCCCCGCCGGATGTTGCACCAGCGCCGATGATTGTGTGAATCTCGTCGATGAACAGGACTGCGTCGTCGTGATCCTCAAGTTCGGTCATCACGGCCTTCAGGCGTTCCTCAAAATCACCGCGATAGCGCGTACCGGCCAGCAGTGCGCCCATATCGAGGGAATAGATCGTTGTGTTTGCCAGAACTTCAGGCACTTGGGATTCGACGATCTTGCGCGCCAAACCTTCGGCGATCGCAGTTTTACCGACACCGGGATCACCCACCAAAAGCGGGTTGTTCTTTCGGCGGCGGCACAGCACCTGAATGCAACGCTCAACCTCGTGATCGCGACCGATCAGCGGGTCAACATCGCCTTTTTGCGCTTTTACGTTCAGATCGACGCAATATTTCGCCAGTGCGCTTTCGTCCTTACTGGTTTCTTCTGCCGTATCAGCGTCATCGTCCAGTGTTGGTGCGCCTGTGACAGGGCGGCTTTCGCCAAATGCCGGATCTTTCGCGACACCATGGGCGATGAAATTCACCGCGTCATAGCGCGTCATGTCTTGGTCTTGCAGGAAGTAAGCCGCGTTGCTTTCACGTTCGGCAAAGATCGCCACAAGCACGTTGGCGCCGGTCACTTCGGTGCGACCGGATGATTGTACATGGATTGCTGCGCGCTGAATAACACGTTGGAAGGCCGCCGTTGGCACCGCTTCGGACCCTTCAACGTCGGTCACAAGGGTCGACAGGTCGTCCTCGATGAAATCTTCAAGGGTTTTGCGCAGTTCAGCCAAATCGACCGAACAGGCCTTCATCACGCGGGCCGCGTCAGGTTCATCGATCAACGCGAGCAAAAGGTGCTCAAGCGTGGCGAGTTCATGTTTGCGCGCGTTGGCCAGCGCCAAGGCGGAATGGATTGACTGCTCAAGCGTCGTGGAAAATGATGGCACGTTATGTGCTCCTTCTGATCGGGGTCTGCTTGGGGCGTGGCCCATCCAAACCGTGGTCTCTTATGGTTAAGTTTTGCCTTATTTAGGCGTGCTTCAAGGAAAAAAATGCCACGAAGTCGTTACTTAACTGCGATTGTGGCGTCTAAGGCTCTGTTTTATTGGCGATTGTGGTAAGTTCTGTGCGGTCAGAAGTTATCGCGTTTTTTGCGGATCTGGGTGAAGACGTCGGTCGGGTCGCTGTTGGTCATGCCAAAGGCGGTCTGAAGCGCGGGAACGTCTGCCCGCAGAAAAGGGTTCGTTCGTTTCTCGATGCCGAGGTTTGACGGCACAGTGGGATGGTTCGCCGCGCGGGCTCGGCTGACTTCCTCTATACGAGAGATAAGGTCAGAATTGTCCGGTTCAATAGTCAAAGCGAAACGGGCGTTGGTTTGCGTGTATTCATGGCCGCTGCAAACGCGGGTCTCATCGGGCAGGGACCGTAATTTTAGCATGCTTTGCCACATTTGGACAGGCGTTCCTTCAAAAAGGCGGCCACATCCAAGGGCCATAAGGCTGTCGGCCGTGAACAGCACGCCGGACTTGGCAAAATGCAGTGCGATATGTCCCATCGTGTGGCCCGAAACGTCAAAAACCTGCGCAGCTTCGCCGCAGATCGTGACTGTGTCGCCGTCGCCCACAGCCAAATCCAGTGGTGGCAAACGGTGTGCGTCTGCCGCTGCGCCAATCACCCGGGCCGATCCGCGCAACGGGCCCAGTCCGACAATGTGATCGCCGTGGTGGTGGGTCAGCAAGACGTCCGTCAGCGTCCAGCCACGCGCGTCTAACGCCGCTTGAATTGGCGGCGCGTCGGGAGCATCGACCAACAGCGTCTCGTTCGTGCG
This window contains:
- a CDS encoding ISAs1-like element ISOan1 family transposase produces the protein MIFTGLTRSYAMPNPSSPEIHPIEFLTHFSDISVSRQEVKVTYPLPEILLLTLCAVLSGANDWTAISIYGTKKLGFLKRFLPFADGTPSHDQLGNIFAALDAEAFQACFIDWVASLNKTVTGVVAIDGKTSRRSLDKAGGKAAIHMISAWSSEWNLTLAQRQVDGKSNEITAIPELLELLTLKGAIVTIDAMRCQREIAAKIISKEADYILALKGNQGSLRKDTELFMTEQAAVDYDDTTVTYHETVEKSHGRIETRRVTVCTDIDWLKADHNWPGLKSIVMVQYHAILQDKTRAETRYYISSMTSDAEHHAKAIRDHWGIENGLHWVMDMVFRDDECRIRKGNAPANFTTIKHAASNMLRSVKGKHSLRSKRHIASWDDDFLAEIINT
- a CDS encoding M23 family metallopeptidase, which codes for MRTIALLITCATPAVAQDLHLGLPIDCTLGDTCYIQNYVDTDPSEAVLDFQCGSLTYDGHKGTDFGLPSLSAMEAGVDVLASAAGTVRGVRNNMRDVLYTPDLAGEINGRDCGNGVVVAHESGWETQYCHMKEGSVTVVTGEQVGRGDVLGQVRGIA
- the clpA gene encoding ATP-dependent Clp protease ATP-binding subunit ClpA, which gives rise to MPSFSTTLEQSIHSALALANARKHELATLEHLLLALIDEPDAARVMKACSVDLAELRKTLEDFIEDDLSTLVTDVEGSEAVPTAAFQRVIQRAAIHVQSSGRTEVTGANVLVAIFAERESNAAYFLQDQDMTRYDAVNFIAHGVAKDPAFGESRPVTGAPTLDDDADTAEETSKDESALAKYCVDLNVKAQKGDVDPLIGRDHEVERCIQVLCRRRKNNPLLVGDPGVGKTAIAEGLARKIVESQVPEVLANTTIYSLDMGALLAGTRYRGDFEERLKAVMTELEDHDDAVLFIDEIHTIIGAGATSGGAMDASNLLKPALAGGKLRCMGSTTYKEFRQHFEKDRALARRFQKIDVNEPSVEDSIKILKGIKVYFEDHHQIKYTADAIKSAVELSARYINDRKLPDKAIDVIDEAGAAQHLVAESKRRKTIGIKEIEAVVAKIARIPPKNVSKGDAEVLKDLESALKRVVFGQDDAIVALSSAIKLARAGLREPEKPIGNYLFAGPTGVGKTEVAKQLADTLGVELLRFDMSEYMEKHSISRLIGAPPGYVGFDQGGMLTDGVDQNPHCVLLLDEMEKAHPDVYNILLQVMDNGKLTDHNGRTTDFRNVIIIMTTNAGASEMAKEAIGFGRERRTGEDTAAIERTFTPEFRNRLDAVVSFAPLGKEVILQVVEKFVLQLEAQLMDRNVSIELTRPAAEWLADKGYDDKMGARPLGRTIQEYIKKPLAEELLFGALAKGGHVKVGMKNGALDLQIEPPEKVRISKDKPPLLAAD
- the gloB gene encoding hydroxyacylglutathione hydrolase — encoded protein: MPLDLVTIPCLADNYAFLLHNARTNETLLVDAPDAPPIQAALDARGWTLTDVLLTHHHGDHIVGLGPLRGSARVIGAAADAHRLPPLDLAVGDGDTVTICGEAAQVFDVSGHTMGHIALHFAKSGVLFTADSLMALGCGRLFEGTPVQMWQSMLKLRSLPDETRVCSGHEYTQTNARFALTIEPDNSDLISRIEEVSRARAANHPTVPSNLGIEKRTNPFLRADVPALQTAFGMTNSDPTDVFTQIRKKRDNF